A single region of the Salarchaeum japonicum genome encodes:
- a CDS encoding DUF7529 family protein produces the protein MADDSPDANDIRETSAWGRTLSEAEQRADALVEEGWDATTVRAGHLAPVGPEVEGTDTVGLAFIVPSEEGEDFEALVTEGVTDYVVYAESAGGTRYLVVEVRNEDAADAVLLVGAFPRDAAAGLREHARSEGTLRAHVRALDETHYGTVEFDNPEIFFDD, from the coding sequence ATGGCTGACGATTCACCGGATGCGAACGACATCCGGGAGACGAGCGCCTGGGGACGAACCCTGAGCGAGGCCGAACAGCGCGCCGACGCCCTCGTCGAGGAGGGCTGGGACGCGACGACGGTTCGCGCCGGACACCTCGCGCCAGTCGGCCCCGAGGTCGAGGGAACCGACACCGTGGGGCTGGCGTTCATCGTCCCGAGCGAGGAGGGCGAAGACTTCGAGGCGCTCGTCACGGAGGGCGTCACCGATTACGTCGTGTACGCGGAGTCCGCGGGCGGGACGCGCTACCTCGTCGTCGAAGTGCGAAACGAGGACGCGGCGGACGCTGTGCTCCTCGTGGGCGCGTTCCCCCGGGACGCCGCCGCCGGACTCCGCGAGCACGCTCGCAGCGAGGGAACGCTCCGCGCGCACGTCCGCGCGCTCGACGAAACGCACTACGGAACGGTCGAATTCGACAACCCCGAGATATTCTTCGATGACTGA
- a CDS encoding metallophosphoesterase family protein, which yields MTDTHAGSLMARFARPRSDTTTRFAVVADPHVSTEAAGTSKLFEHTETHFRAAVEDMAGRDLDAVLSPGDLTKDGELWNYETVDGILESLDVPFYAVPGNHDVRKDGDEHDTPSLDRFVEQYTPGSLPFRVDVGDVTVVGLNSSGGDDRLLDSHEGDVPEDQLDFLRDVLAEEETVFVLMHHNLPPTYDQLRSHRDEVEEEMEIPPITRNTDDLVEALSAGTDPVVLTGHLHLPAVATIDGIREVMSPTTCSFPQSYLIFEVGPDGTEVRLIPVADVTGLELAHNVRGGDSVTSRGLTSIAAARLARFPLVEE from the coding sequence ATGACTGATACGCACGCCGGTAGTCTGATGGCACGGTTCGCACGACCGCGGAGCGACACGACGACGCGGTTCGCCGTCGTCGCCGACCCACACGTCTCCACGGAGGCGGCGGGCACGTCGAAGCTCTTCGAGCACACGGAGACGCACTTCCGCGCCGCCGTCGAGGACATGGCGGGCCGCGACCTCGACGCCGTCCTCTCTCCGGGCGACCTGACGAAGGACGGCGAACTGTGGAACTACGAGACGGTGGACGGCATCCTGGAATCGCTCGACGTGCCGTTCTACGCCGTCCCCGGGAACCACGATGTGCGGAAGGACGGGGACGAACACGACACGCCGTCGCTTGACCGGTTCGTCGAGCAGTACACGCCCGGGAGCCTCCCGTTCCGCGTGGACGTGGGCGACGTGACCGTCGTCGGCCTCAACAGTTCGGGCGGCGACGACCGCCTGCTCGACTCCCACGAGGGCGACGTGCCCGAAGACCAGCTGGACTTCCTCCGGGACGTGCTCGCCGAGGAGGAGACCGTGTTCGTGCTGATGCACCACAACCTCCCGCCGACGTACGACCAGTTGCGCTCGCACCGCGACGAGGTCGAAGAGGAGATGGAGATTCCTCCGATTACGCGGAACACCGACGACCTCGTGGAGGCGCTTTCCGCCGGGACTGACCCCGTGGTTCTCACCGGCCACCTCCACCTGCCCGCGGTCGCGACCATCGACGGGATTCGAGAGGTGATGTCGCCGACGACGTGCTCGTTCCCGCAGTCCTACCTGATTTTCGAGGTCGGCCCCGACGGCACCGAAGTCCGCCTGATTCCGGTGGCGGACGTTACGGGACTGGAGCTCGCGCACAACGTCCGCGGCGGCGACTCCGTCACCTCGCGCGGCCTGACCTCCATCGCGGCGGCGCGGCTCGCGCGCTTCCCGCTGGTCGAGGAGTAG
- a CDS encoding phosphoenolpyruvate carboxykinase (ATP): MANRARTRYTADDFPDPASTDHITHNPSLDDLRAFSEHLETTTEYGSPSYVSDYRSRSSEQTRNAVDHEFDDDDYVAFESALDFVEDASNDVVAVDRVVGRHPDTSFVCRLFIPKEYGRIALSWAKLLEPAPENADPDFVTVQVPERDETTIRILPEAGVTAVLGSDYTGEAKKSFLRLYMYRAKQQGGLGLHAGSKRVHLDDDAGERDVGQLFLGLSGTGKSTLTSHGLWLDDPEGAEMLQDDVCALLPNGTVTGSEGKGLYIKTIGLEADEQPELHGAATSETAVLENVAVDDDGAVHFDEPRYGSNSRAVVLRDELESAADDIDLPSVDQVFFITRNPLMPPVAKLDEDQAAAAFMLGESVETSAGDPSRAGESIRVVGTNPFIMGSKGEEGNRFRDLISDLGVDCFVLNTGVVGTDTPADVGVEETVALLEAVARGTVSWTTNDDLDLTVPSEVPGMDIESFSVAERTADFEDAHAALTEERREYLESFVDLDDDIVDATY, from the coding sequence ATGGCAAATCGAGCCCGGACTCGCTACACCGCGGACGACTTCCCGGACCCGGCATCGACGGACCACATCACACACAATCCGAGCCTCGACGACCTCCGCGCCTTCTCCGAGCACCTCGAAACGACCACGGAATACGGGTCGCCGTCGTACGTCAGCGACTACCGCTCGCGGAGTTCCGAGCAGACCCGGAACGCCGTCGACCACGAGTTCGACGACGACGATTACGTCGCGTTCGAGAGCGCGCTCGACTTCGTGGAGGACGCGTCGAACGACGTGGTCGCCGTCGACCGCGTCGTCGGCCGCCACCCCGACACGTCGTTCGTCTGCCGGCTCTTCATCCCGAAGGAGTACGGCCGTATCGCGCTCTCCTGGGCGAAACTCCTCGAACCCGCGCCCGAGAACGCCGACCCCGACTTCGTGACGGTGCAGGTGCCCGAGCGCGACGAGACCACCATCCGCATCCTCCCCGAGGCGGGCGTCACCGCCGTCCTCGGGAGCGACTACACGGGCGAGGCGAAGAAGTCCTTCCTCCGGCTCTACATGTACCGCGCGAAACAGCAGGGCGGGCTCGGCCTGCACGCGGGGTCGAAGCGCGTCCACCTCGACGACGACGCGGGCGAGCGCGACGTCGGCCAGCTCTTCCTCGGCCTGTCCGGGACGGGGAAGTCCACGCTGACGAGCCACGGGCTCTGGCTCGACGACCCCGAGGGCGCGGAGATGCTGCAGGACGACGTGTGTGCGCTCCTGCCGAACGGCACCGTCACCGGGAGCGAGGGGAAAGGGCTCTACATCAAGACCATCGGCCTCGAAGCCGACGAACAGCCGGAACTGCACGGCGCGGCGACCTCCGAGACCGCCGTATTGGAGAACGTCGCCGTGGACGACGACGGCGCGGTTCACTTCGACGAACCGCGGTACGGCTCGAACAGCCGCGCCGTCGTCCTGCGCGACGAACTGGAGAGCGCCGCGGACGACATCGATCTCCCCTCGGTCGATCAGGTGTTCTTCATCACCCGGAACCCCCTGATGCCGCCGGTCGCGAAACTCGACGAAGACCAGGCGGCGGCCGCGTTCATGCTCGGCGAGTCCGTCGAGACGAGCGCCGGCGACCCCTCGCGCGCGGGTGAGTCCATCCGCGTCGTCGGCACCAACCCATTCATCATGGGGTCGAAAGGCGAAGAAGGGAATCGGTTCCGCGACCTCATCAGCGACCTCGGCGTGGACTGCTTCGTCCTGAACACGGGCGTCGTCGGCACGGACACGCCCGCGGACGTGGGCGTCGAGGAGACCGTCGCGCTCCTCGAAGCCGTCGCGCGCGGCACCGTCTCCTGGACGACGAACGACGACCTCGACCTCACCGTCCCGAGCGAGGTTCCCGGGATGGACATCGAGTCGTTCTCCGTCGCGGAGCGCACCGCGGACTTCGAGGACGCCCACGCGGCGCTCACCGAGGAACGCCGCGAGTACCTCGAATCCTTCGTTGATCTCGACGACGACATCGTGGACGCGACCTACTGA
- a CDS encoding HTTM domain-containing protein translates to MSAAGRLRRLVASRAAIDARALAAFRIGLGSVVLLDLLLRLRNVRAFYTDYGVLPRETLYAEFPGFASVSIHALSGGLALQLLLFALAAALSVCLLVGYHSRLAALLSLVLLVSLQARNPVVLNAGDSLLRRLLLWSVLLPLGRAWSVDAARERGRDRALGPVASVATAGLLVQVVAVYAVNAALKLRGDAWLSGTAVRYVFSLDQFLRPLGELLAGYPALLTAADYAWVALLLASPLLLLTTGRVRGALAALLSVGHLGMLATMTLGVFPLVTVVALLVFQPAAVWNRLPDPQPRFDRLARRLPDLPRPSTPWALVRRGTRVLSVLLLAFVLVWNAAAVGVVQTPESAPVQPSERSWDMFAPEPLGTDGWYVAPATTTTGETVDAWNGGTVSYAKPPDVSETYPSARWRKYLATVALFDGRSLADEFAAYLCRDWNATHDSTLAQVSVVFVAQPTRLDGPEPIENRTLANHSCGR, encoded by the coding sequence GTGTCCGCTGCAGGCCGCCTCCGCCGACTCGTCGCGTCCCGCGCCGCCATCGACGCGCGAGCGCTCGCCGCGTTCCGCATCGGCCTGGGGAGCGTCGTCCTCCTCGACCTCCTCCTCCGCCTGCGGAACGTTCGCGCGTTCTACACCGACTACGGCGTCCTCCCCCGCGAAACGCTCTACGCCGAGTTCCCCGGCTTCGCGTCCGTCTCGATTCACGCGCTCTCCGGCGGCCTCGCGCTCCAACTCCTCTTGTTCGCGCTCGCCGCCGCGCTCTCCGTCTGCCTGCTCGTCGGCTACCACAGCCGGCTCGCCGCCCTCCTCTCCCTCGTCCTCCTCGTCTCCCTGCAGGCGCGCAACCCCGTCGTCCTGAACGCCGGCGACAGCCTCCTCCGCCGACTCCTCCTCTGGAGCGTCCTCCTCCCGCTCGGCCGCGCGTGGAGCGTGGACGCCGCCCGGGAGCGAGGCCGCGACCGCGCGCTCGGCCCCGTCGCGAGCGTCGCCACCGCGGGCCTGCTCGTGCAAGTCGTCGCCGTGTACGCCGTGAACGCCGCGCTCAAACTCCGGGGGGACGCCTGGCTCTCCGGCACCGCCGTCCGGTACGTGTTCAGCCTCGACCAGTTCCTCCGCCCGCTCGGCGAACTCCTCGCGGGGTATCCCGCCCTCCTCACCGCCGCCGACTACGCGTGGGTCGCGCTCCTGCTCGCGTCCCCGCTCCTCCTGCTCACGACGGGCCGCGTCCGCGGCGCGCTCGCGGCCCTGCTCTCCGTCGGCCACCTCGGGATGCTCGCGACGATGACGCTCGGCGTCTTCCCGCTCGTCACCGTCGTCGCGCTCCTCGTCTTCCAGCCCGCGGCGGTGTGGAACCGCCTCCCCGACCCCCAGCCGCGATTCGACCGCCTCGCCCGCCGCCTCCCCGACCTCCCCCGCCCGAGCACGCCCTGGGCGCTCGTGCGCCGCGGAACCCGCGTCCTCTCCGTGCTCCTCCTCGCCTTCGTGCTCGTCTGGAACGCCGCCGCGGTCGGCGTCGTCCAGACCCCCGAGAGCGCGCCCGTCCAGCCCAGCGAACGCAGCTGGGACATGTTCGCCCCCGAACCCCTCGGCACCGACGGCTGGTACGTCGCGCCCGCCACCACGACCACCGGCGAAACCGTGGACGCGTGGAACGGCGGCACCGTCTCGTACGCGAAACCGCCCGACGTGTCCGAGACCTACCCGAGCGCGCGCTGGCGGAAGTACCTCGCGACCGTCGCGCTCTTCGACGGCCGGTCGCTCGCCGACGAGTTCGCCGCCTACCTCTGCCGCGACTGGAACGCCACCCACGACTCGACGCTCGCCCAGGTGTCCGTCGTGTTCGTCGCGCAACCGACGCGACTCGACGGCCCGGAGCCTATCGAAAACCGGACGCTCGCGAACCACTCGTGCGGTCGGTGA
- a CDS encoding MOSC domain-containing protein — MARVARLTRYPVKALSGEDVETVRVTAGGTLAGDREYKLVDANGDLVNGKRTPRVHDLATTYDRDAGTLTVETNAGETATLPLRDRPGEAAAWLGDVFGYDLAVERDTELGFVDRRSAGPSVISTATVETVADWFDDLTPESVRRRMRANVEVAGVPAFWEDRFVGADAPAFRAGDVRFEGVQPCGRCVVPERDPETGERDPGFRERFVERRRATLPDWVDESAFDHFYALMLIADVPDGSRGRTLSVGDEVVTEA, encoded by the coding sequence ATGGCTCGGGTCGCGCGACTCACGCGGTATCCGGTGAAGGCACTCTCCGGTGAGGACGTGGAGACGGTGCGGGTGACCGCGGGCGGGACGCTCGCGGGCGACCGCGAGTACAAACTCGTGGACGCGAACGGCGACCTCGTGAACGGCAAGCGCACGCCGCGCGTCCACGACCTCGCGACGACGTACGACCGCGACGCGGGGACGCTCACGGTCGAGACGAACGCGGGTGAGACGGCGACGCTCCCGCTCCGAGACCGCCCCGGGGAGGCGGCGGCGTGGCTCGGCGACGTCTTCGGCTACGACCTCGCGGTGGAGCGCGACACGGAACTCGGATTCGTGGATCGGCGGTCGGCCGGTCCCTCGGTCATCAGCACGGCGACCGTCGAAACCGTCGCGGACTGGTTCGACGACCTCACCCCGGAGAGCGTGCGGCGACGGATGCGCGCGAACGTCGAGGTCGCGGGCGTCCCCGCGTTCTGGGAAGACCGGTTCGTCGGCGCTGACGCGCCCGCGTTCCGCGCGGGGGACGTGCGGTTCGAGGGCGTTCAGCCGTGCGGGCGGTGCGTCGTCCCGGAGCGCGACCCGGAGACGGGCGAGCGCGACCCCGGGTTCCGCGAGCGGTTCGTGGAGCGCCGGCGCGCGACGCTCCCCGACTGGGTGGACGAATCGGCGTTCGACCACTTCTACGCACTCATGCTCATCGCGGACGTACCCGACGGCTCTCGCGGACGGACGCTCTCGGTGGGCGACGAGGTCGTCACCGAAGCTTAA
- a CDS encoding response regulator produces the protein MIRTTSWGRSDGPTAGSNGSALRANPGVGGRTTGENPSSKDATDDRTRTDAGDGDARGDGAVLVVDDEQGFADAVALWLDDYEVVVAYDGDDALDAYTPDIDVVLLDRRMPTVPGDDVLRELRDRNADVRVAMLTASEIGVESADLPFDEYLQKPIDRDEVRDAVEALKRQHAYPEPVREYVSVLVRLSELESTHSRQRLVETDAYADLEARLDDVRPAAERAVEHLSDDEVEFLRAYVGDLERDSRIL, from the coding sequence ATGATACGGACGACGTCCTGGGGTCGCTCGGACGGCCCGACGGCGGGGTCGAACGGGTCGGCGCTCCGAGCGAACCCGGGCGTCGGCGGGCGGACGACGGGAGAGAACCCGTCGTCGAAGGACGCCACCGACGACCGAACGCGCACCGACGCCGGCGACGGCGACGCCCGCGGCGACGGTGCCGTGCTCGTGGTGGACGACGAGCAGGGGTTCGCGGACGCCGTCGCGCTCTGGCTGGACGACTACGAGGTCGTGGTCGCGTACGACGGCGACGACGCGCTCGACGCGTACACGCCCGACATCGACGTCGTCCTGCTCGACCGCCGGATGCCGACCGTTCCCGGCGACGACGTGCTCCGCGAACTCCGCGACCGGAACGCGGACGTACGGGTCGCGATGCTGACCGCGTCCGAAATCGGCGTCGAGTCCGCCGACTTGCCGTTCGACGAGTACCTCCAGAAACCCATCGACCGAGACGAGGTGCGGGACGCCGTCGAGGCGTTGAAGCGCCAGCACGCGTACCCGGAACCCGTCCGCGAGTACGTGAGCGTGCTCGTCCGACTCTCCGAACTCGAATCCACGCACTCCCGACAGCGGCTCGTGGAGACGGACGCGTACGCCGACCTGGAAGCCCGGCTCGACGACGTGCGGCCGGCGGCGGAGCGCGCCGTCGAACACCTCTCGGACGACGAGGTGGAGTTCCTGCGCGCGTACGTCGGCGACCTCGAACGCGACAGCCGGATTCTCTAG
- a CDS encoding sensor histidine kinase, which translates to MSPEPTVRSRVLWVTSSAGPDGGRVADRTDRFEVFENGLDNAVTHNDASTPTVDVTVAETTTTAYVDDDGTHVPDPDRPHAVEEVECPGVTVEIADNGPGSPEDEREGVLETGVSQLSEPGSGFGLYLVKQLMAAYGGRIEIRENDPHGTVFELTFLAQPPAR; encoded by the coding sequence ATGTCACCGGAGCCGACCGTCCGCTCCCGCGTCCTCTGGGTCACCTCCAGCGCGGGGCCGGACGGTGGCCGCGTCGCCGACCGAACCGACCGATTCGAGGTGTTCGAGAACGGCCTCGACAACGCCGTCACTCACAACGACGCCAGCACGCCGACCGTGGACGTCACCGTCGCAGAGACCACGACCACCGCGTACGTGGACGACGACGGCACGCACGTCCCCGACCCCGACCGGCCGCACGCCGTCGAGGAAGTCGAGTGCCCGGGCGTCACGGTCGAAATCGCGGACAACGGCCCCGGCAGCCCCGAGGACGAACGCGAGGGCGTGCTCGAAACCGGCGTCTCACAGCTCAGCGAACCCGGGAGCGGGTTCGGTCTCTACCTCGTGAAACAGCTGATGGCGGCCTACGGCGGCCGCATCGAAATCCGAGAGAACGACCCGCACGGTACCGTGTTCGAACTGACGTTCCTCGCGCAACCGCCCGCGCGCTAG
- the katG gene encoding catalase/peroxidase HPI gives MTWSNQEWWPNLLRLDILDDNAADLDPYGDDFDYAEEFQKLDLDEVKSDIADVMTDSQDWWPADYGHYGPLFIRMAWHSAGTYRTIDGRAGASGALQRLPPESSWPDNVNLDKARRLLQPVKQKYGRKLSWGDLIVLAGNVALESMGFETYGFAGGRVDEYKSNEAIEWGPETEWETTSPERFEDEEVGNLKDPLANTVMGLIYVNPEGPYGEPDLDGSAKNIREEFSRMAMDDEETVALIAGGHTFGKVHGADDETEVGPDPESAPIEQQGLGWDHDFEKAGMITSGIEGPWNATPTMWDTGYVDNLLDYEWEPHKGPGGAWQWRPADEDDRENIEKAPDAQDFDESEQPMMLTTDVALKHDEDFRAVLENFQENPDEFQAAFARAWYKLLHRDMGPKERFLGPEVPEGEFVWQDPVPDADYETVGEDEIEELEAAILDADIERSQLVKTAWASASTYRDSDKRGGANGARIRLEPQKNWEVNEPERLADVLDTYEEIQAEFNESRDDDVRVSLADLIVLGGNVAVEQAAADAGYDVDVPFAPGRTDASAEQTDADSFDPLEPKADGFRNYLGDGDYNDLYDTLEERLVDKAELLNLSVTELTVLVGGLRALGATYDDTDRGVFTDDPGTLTNDFFVNLLDMDYEWEPVDEDDEVFEGFDRDTGEKVWEATRFDLIFGSNARLRAHADVYAAEDGEEKLVEDFVEAWSKVMQADRFDLD, from the coding sequence ATGACGTGGTCGAACCAGGAGTGGTGGCCGAACCTCCTCCGACTCGACATCCTCGACGACAACGCCGCCGACCTCGACCCCTACGGCGACGACTTCGACTACGCCGAGGAGTTCCAGAAGCTCGACCTCGACGAAGTGAAGTCCGACATCGCGGACGTCATGACGGATTCGCAGGACTGGTGGCCGGCCGACTACGGCCACTACGGCCCCCTGTTCATCCGGATGGCGTGGCACAGCGCCGGCACCTACCGCACCATCGACGGTCGCGCGGGCGCGTCCGGCGCGCTCCAGCGCCTCCCGCCGGAGAGCAGTTGGCCCGACAACGTCAACCTCGACAAGGCCCGTCGTCTCCTCCAGCCGGTCAAGCAGAAGTACGGCCGGAAGCTCTCGTGGGGCGACCTCATCGTCCTCGCCGGGAACGTCGCCCTCGAATCCATGGGCTTCGAGACGTACGGCTTCGCGGGCGGCCGCGTGGACGAGTACAAATCGAACGAAGCCATCGAGTGGGGTCCCGAGACCGAGTGGGAGACCACGTCCCCCGAGCGCTTCGAGGACGAGGAAGTCGGGAACCTGAAAGACCCGCTCGCGAACACCGTGATGGGCCTCATCTACGTGAACCCCGAGGGCCCGTACGGCGAACCCGACCTCGACGGCTCCGCGAAGAACATCCGCGAGGAGTTCAGTCGGATGGCGATGGACGACGAGGAGACCGTCGCGCTCATCGCCGGCGGCCACACGTTCGGGAAGGTGCACGGTGCCGACGACGAGACCGAAGTCGGCCCCGACCCCGAGTCCGCGCCCATCGAACAGCAGGGCCTCGGCTGGGATCACGACTTCGAGAAGGCCGGCATGATTACGAGCGGCATCGAGGGGCCGTGGAACGCCACGCCGACGATGTGGGACACGGGCTACGTGGACAACCTCCTCGACTACGAGTGGGAGCCGCACAAGGGCCCCGGCGGCGCGTGGCAGTGGCGGCCCGCCGACGAGGACGACCGCGAGAACATCGAGAAGGCCCCTGACGCGCAAGACTTCGACGAGTCCGAGCAGCCGATGATGCTCACGACGGACGTGGCGCTGAAGCACGACGAGGACTTCCGCGCGGTGCTCGAAAACTTCCAGGAGAACCCCGACGAGTTCCAGGCGGCGTTCGCGCGCGCCTGGTACAAACTCCTCCACCGCGACATGGGTCCCAAGGAGCGCTTCCTCGGCCCCGAAGTGCCGGAGGGCGAGTTCGTCTGGCAGGATCCGGTTCCGGACGCGGACTACGAGACCGTCGGCGAGGACGAAATCGAGGAGCTCGAAGCGGCGATTCTCGACGCCGACATCGAGCGCTCCCAGCTCGTGAAGACGGCGTGGGCGTCCGCTTCGACGTACCGCGACAGCGACAAGCGCGGCGGCGCGAACGGCGCGCGCATCCGCCTCGAACCCCAGAAGAACTGGGAGGTCAACGAGCCCGAGCGCCTCGCTGACGTGCTCGACACGTACGAGGAGATTCAGGCGGAGTTCAACGAGTCGCGCGACGACGACGTGCGCGTCTCGCTCGCCGACCTCATCGTCCTCGGCGGGAACGTCGCCGTCGAGCAGGCCGCGGCGGACGCGGGCTACGACGTTGACGTGCCGTTCGCGCCGGGTCGCACGGACGCGAGCGCCGAGCAGACGGACGCCGACTCCTTCGACCCGCTCGAACCGAAGGCGGACGGCTTCCGGAACTACCTCGGTGACGGCGACTACAACGACCTCTACGACACCCTGGAGGAGCGCCTGGTCGATAAGGCCGAACTCCTCAACCTCTCCGTGACGGAGCTGACGGTGCTCGTCGGCGGGCTTCGCGCGCTCGGCGCGACCTACGACGACACCGACCGCGGCGTCTTCACGGACGACCCGGGCACGCTCACGAACGACTTCTTCGTGAACCTCCTCGACATGGACTACGAGTGGGAGCCCGTGGACGAGGACGACGAGGTCTTCGAGGGCTTCGACCGCGACACGGGCGAGAAGGTGTGGGAGGCCACGCGCTTCGACCTCATCTTCGGCTCGAACGCGCGTCTCCGCGCGCACGCCGACGTGTACGCGGCCGAGGACGGCGAGGAGAAGCTCGTCGAGGACTTCGTCGAGGCGTGGAGCAAGGTCATGCAGGCCGACCGCTTCGACCTCGACTAG
- a CDS encoding MFS transporter: MSEVRRRVTESLRGLRGDGRGWILLSIASGWLLTLGLRFLVPAVIPQVKETFVVDNATAGIAVTVVWAFYALTQFPAGLITDRIGERTALAGSLAMSAASLAFLASAPVFAVFLVGAAAFGIGSGFYGPARGTALSRAFPTRAGAAFGITLAAGSFGSAVLPLVAGVAVDELGWRVLVGGAVPLFLAVAALAYRVLPDPIDEYAETTIDTGPTFTLREALARVPDAVRDRDVLLAVLGLTFYLFAFQGLTAFLPTYLVDVEGIGQGVASGVFALLFVGGGLTQLAAGSLSDRYGTVPVLVTAAAVGALTLFAVPFVDSLAVWAVLSFLLGTRMGIAPVANSSVIAALPTDAQGASWGFLRTCFFLVSATGSAFVGAMADADLFDESFVVLGVLTACAAVCFQRLGAR, from the coding sequence GTGTCAGAGGTTCGTCGCCGCGTCACCGAGTCGCTCCGGGGGTTGCGTGGCGACGGCCGCGGCTGGATATTGTTGAGTATCGCGTCCGGATGGCTGCTCACGCTCGGCCTGCGGTTTCTGGTGCCGGCGGTGATTCCGCAGGTGAAGGAGACGTTCGTCGTGGACAACGCGACGGCGGGCATCGCGGTGACGGTGGTGTGGGCGTTCTACGCGCTCACGCAGTTCCCGGCCGGCCTCATCACCGACCGCATCGGGGAGCGAACGGCGCTCGCGGGGAGTCTCGCGATGAGCGCGGCGAGCCTCGCGTTCCTCGCGAGCGCGCCGGTGTTCGCGGTGTTCCTCGTGGGCGCGGCGGCGTTCGGCATCGGGTCGGGGTTCTACGGGCCGGCACGCGGCACCGCGCTCTCCCGGGCGTTCCCGACGCGGGCGGGCGCGGCGTTCGGCATCACGCTCGCCGCGGGGAGTTTCGGCTCCGCCGTCCTCCCGCTGGTCGCGGGCGTCGCGGTGGACGAACTCGGCTGGCGCGTCCTCGTCGGCGGCGCGGTTCCGCTGTTCCTCGCGGTCGCGGCGCTCGCGTACCGCGTCCTCCCCGACCCCATCGACGAGTACGCGGAGACCACCATCGACACCGGCCCGACGTTCACGCTCCGCGAAGCCCTCGCGCGGGTGCCGGACGCGGTGCGCGACCGCGACGTCCTGCTCGCCGTCCTGGGGTTGACGTTCTACCTGTTCGCGTTCCAGGGGTTGACGGCGTTCCTCCCGACGTACCTCGTGGATGTGGAGGGAATCGGGCAGGGCGTCGCGTCCGGCGTGTTCGCGCTGTTGTTCGTCGGCGGCGGTCTCACCCAGTTGGCGGCGGGGTCGCTCTCCGACCGCTACGGGACGGTGCCGGTGCTCGTCACGGCCGCCGCGGTCGGCGCGCTCACGCTGTTCGCGGTGCCGTTCGTGGACTCGCTCGCGGTCTGGGCGGTGCTCTCCTTCCTCCTCGGGACGCGCATGGGTATCGCGCCGGTCGCGAACTCCTCGGTCATCGCGGCGCTCCCGACGGACGCGCAGGGCGCGTCCTGGGGGTTCCTGCGGACGTGTTTCTTCCTCGTGAGCGCGACCGGGTCGGCGTTCGTCGGCGCGATGGCGGACGCCGACCTGTTCGACGAGTCGTTCGTCGTGCTCGGCGTTCTCACCGCCTGTGCCGCGGTCTGCTTCCAGCGCCTCGGCGCGCGCTAG